aagtgagcgctgtgtgtgtgatgcatgggtgtgtgcgtgtgtgagtgatcgtgtcaagttttcgcgctcgaactAACTTTTcaaaatgctctaccaactagcccaacaacaggTTCTCTTATAGGATGCTATAACAAGCTGCTATGACAAGCAAGATGCTATGACGCAATCGGGTAATGCttgaagaaagaataaaaaaaatagagaaatatCTGGTAACACTACGGTTGACCTGCAAACAAGTTGTCATCATAGGTGTGAGCATGGCGTAAAGGGACCGGGGGGGAGGCTGCGAACAAACgtgtccacccccccccccccttaatggAGAGCTCTGCACACGCCTGTGGAGGTAACACAGCGCAAGTCACTGTTCTACGATAGCATTTCGTCACAAACGTAGGCCCTGTGCGAATTCTGCATTAACTGTACCGGACAGTCAGACGGTAGAACCGACGTGGCCCGGTCCAAGAATCTCCAGTCATCGGCCGAGTTCGACGCGCCGAGTCCCACCAGGCTGAACAGGCTGAACAACAGCTGCTCGTAGAATGGTCCGTTGGCCGGAAAGTGGGCCGAACTCAGGTTGGGCGACATGTTCGCCTCGAGCAGGTGCACGCCCAGTGCGTCGTCCAACACGAAGTCGAAGCGCACCAGCTCGAAGAAGCGGCCCACGCGAGGCCAGCGCAATGCCGATCTCCGCATGGCCTCGGCCTTGCGCGTGTACACCGATGCCACGATCCGCTCCACTTCGGACCACAGGGCACCACTGTCGGCGACCCTGCGGGACAGTCCGAGAGGCAGCATATTCGATActtaaaacttaaaaaaaacacacatcttGGTCGCACAAAGAAGTGACTCATAAACACATCGAACAACGCAGAAGCAGTAAGCTGGATCAGGCCATTTCTCTCAAATCACTGTCACTGTGTGCATTTCAATCGTCTCTTCTCCGGAAGAGCGGCAATTCATTCTGGCGTTCGCCAGAGGTCTGTCCGCAGGATTTTGTCTTTTCCAGTGTTTAtatatgactttttttttcatccatatAATTCTGAATGCTGTTAACTGCGCTTTGTGCCAATAAGTGAGCTCTGCTCATTTTATGGCGTAAGCAACGTCAAATGCTTACCAATCTTGGAGCAAACAAAGAAAATGAAACTTTTAATGAAATTGGTAACAAAATAAAAGCACTGCTCTTTACAGATTCAAGTGGTGAATTCTTTTAAACGTTTAGCTGACACTCTTTTAAAGGATTGGTAGTTGGCACTGAAAAACTTTCCTAGAACACACAAATGCATAATGTTGTAGCTACTGCCTTTTCAACGCGCGCACTCAAGCTATAGCTTGAGTGCGCGTGGATTTGCTTTTACGTGGATTTGCTTGCCTACAAGCCAATTATGCATCACGTGCCAGAATAAGCCGTGAAAATTCAGGCCCTTTAGCACAATCAATGAttgaaaattaaaaataattacAGACGGGCTTTGTGATTCACAGACAACTGGTCGCAGTTTGCAGACTTGAAACACAGATTATTCGCGGGCCAGTTGGTACGTAGTCAACATGAAACAGCACGCCTAGTCAAGTTGTTTGACCGGCAGACTTTAATTCTGCTACCTGTAGGTAAGTgttcatcacaaaaaaaaaaactggaacatcGCATATCTTGATTCTATTTACAGGTATTCGCTCTTGTTGCAGACATTCACAAATAAATAAGCCTTTATTGCATAAATCCAATCAATTGCTTTCAATATTCTCTTTCCCGCTACAACAAACGAGTAGAACAGCTTGTCTAACGATAACCGGAAAGTCATTGGTATCCTTTCAAGAACATTTCATCTGATGTGTGCTGCACTAACTGCATCAACATCGTTTGTTGTCCTTTGCCCAAGTGTACCTTTTTTATTTATACGTGCCACTCTCATATGGTCTAATAATTAATTAAATGAATAATTGACGTACCTTATGTACGGATCAACATATTTAACTGCACTGTGCAAGAAGGCGGACCAGTCAGACGTCTGCTGAATCACAATAACTGGATTCTAATGTGGCGCAATGCAGGCGCGTATAATAGTAATTTAGTGTatacgtttgtatgtgtgcgtctGTATAAACATATACATGCGAAAttaacttttcttttttgggGGCGGGGGGAGGGAGGGCTGACCCCGATTTCCTCTGGATTTCCTCTGACTACACGAATGATTATATTCGTATCGTGGTTTACATAAATATGTAACCATAAACCACGAAATGAATAtaagagaggccgtagtggaaggctccggaagttttgagcacctggggttcttcaacgtgcacccaaatctgagcacactggcctacaccattttcaccttcatcgaatcgtatcgtggttttggcacgtaaaaccccagacACTGAACTATTTGTTGTCACGTTGCAAGCACACACTGTTTATCGGTTGAATTGTCCTTGTATCAACAGTAGGAAACCACAGTAAAACCGGCTTTTGTCATTAGAAAATTCACCCGGTTATCCCCTTACCGACCTACATCTAACGTTGAATTAAGTAATTTAATAAATCATTGGAACATTCAAGTTAAAAGCAGCGACTAAAgaagttacttttttttctgcgtgaAAGGCACACAGCAATAACTGGTCGATCGAATTTCcatgcaataagaaaaaaaagatacatttTGTGTAATAAGAGAGGCAAACATAGCGTACATTTGCGTGCGCAGGTAAACGTCCAGGCTGGTCTTCATGCTTAGCTGATCACCCACGTAGTAGCGGGCCAGCGACGGCATATCCCAGATAGGCGTGTAGTCGTCGCCGACTACGTAGGAGTCCAGGTCGGAGGCGTTGAACTGCAGCACGTCGTACGGACGCGCGCAGAAGCGCAGTAGCACGTCGCCCCTGTACACGTACACACGCAGGGGTTCGAGAGACGTCATGGCTACGTAGACGCCGATGTCGAACTTTTTGCCGTCAATGAGCAGCGGGTTGGCGATCAGCTCTTGCACGAAGGTCTCTTCTTCGTCGGCTGCAGCTGCCACTTCGACGGGATCGACCACGTGTATCCCCCGATGGTCTCGGTTTTTCTGCACCCACATGACATGAGGTCGCTCGTCAATGTTCTGCAAGAACTCGTCCTTCTGGGCCGGAAGTCTGAACGTCAGAGGCAGCTCTCGGATAGACCTGTCCGTGGAGAGACTAGCTTTGTTGGTGATGTAACCCGAACCCGGGAAGTGGTTGACCACCTGGCCGGGCTTCAACTCACGCATGTCACTGGCTAGTTCAGTGAACGGGTAATCGTGCGACCAAAGCACAGACCACCGGTCCGCGCGTTCCCCGAGCCGGTATCCGTACCGGCGGAATGATTCAATGACGTGTCGCAAATGGCTTTGATCTGAACCCTTACTATACACCCATACGATGGGCTTGACTTCATTCGTTGTTTTCGTCGTTGCATTAAGAGATACAAGTAGAATGTTGTTATTTAAGCATAGTTGGCGCACTTCGTAAAGCAAAGCAATCGAAACGACCAGTAACGACACTACGGCAACCGAGTAAGGCACCTGCGAGTTTGCATACACTGTCGCAGATGATTGCAGAGTTCGAGAAGCGGAGGTCGTTGACGCCACGTGCTTCTTTTCACTTCCAACGCGAGGTTCTAAATCTTCCCGATTCATAACCGCGCGCTTGTGCGTAAGGGCTTCCGCGCGACAAGACCGGAGTTTGCGCGGCGAGCCCGTGTGTGGTTGCCGTGGTTGCTGCGTCAACACAAAATTGTCTTGGATTGGATTCGAACTCCTACAATAAAAAATTATAAAGATAATATACATCAATGAATAACAACGACAAAGTGTATAAATGTCAAATATGTTTTAAAAATACACTTGCACTTTATGGATGAAtagagaataataaaaaaaagactaGCGTACTTTGTCGTCTAATTTTAGCAGATCTTCACGTGCTGCCCTTTCAGCTTATTGCTCAAGATGGCGGCGTTCATCGTGGAGGCAGGTTCGAGCCTAATATTCTAATATATGTGAAGCTTCGGGCGTCGTTGCTGGCGACGTATATTCAAATGGCTTCAAAAGAAGAAGAACCTTCAGCCGCTTCATCCAGCCAAGCAAAGTTTTTAAACGCGTACGATAACTCCAACAAATACTCCGAGGTGAGGCTTCCCTCGCGGACGAGCATCGGCCGATGTCGCCAAGCGATCACGTTGTTGCTTCTAGCGTCCGCACTGAAAATTTGTTGACGATTCTGTTATCTATTGCCATTAGAGTCCACCGTCAGTTAAAATTCCGACAGTCCAGTGTCTGCTCTGGCGGAAGTAAGCAATATACCTTTATGTTCGCAGTTCGTGTGTTAGAAACTTGACAGTTGCGGCGAATTTTGCTAGAAGCAGTTTAGAAAACGTAGCCGTCTTGCTTCCAGCTCAACCATTTGCTAGGTAGCAATTTTCAATAGATGTGGCGGTTGGTCAGATTCACTTCATGGCCTCCACACATTGCCTGGAGATAATGATTTTATTttaacacgctcgaagaaataaaaattaaaaaaatcagGCGATCGCATGGTATCGTGTGTGAAAAGCTAAACATGTACGTTGTTAGGATGCCAGCATGGGGGAGAGGAGTTTTCTCGGTGATGTGTTTCTTTGTAAGTGAAAGCTCATCATGCGCTCAAGATGTATCGGAAGATAATACGTCCAATTAGATAAGTGGCTCAGCCGTGGCACATTACAACTGCATAAAAAACAGAAATTCTGACTGATATGGTGAAATTAGAGCAGGAAACAGATCATAGGTGGAAATGTTTTAATAATGCATACGTTATCCTAAGTGctttcccccgccgcggtggtctagtggctaaggtactcgactgctgacccgcaggtcgcgggatcgaatcccggctgcggcggctgcatttccgaaggaggcggaaatgttgtaggcccgtgtgctcagatttgggtgcacgttaaagaaccccaggtggtcgaaatttccggagccctccactacggcgtctttcataatcatatggtggttttgggacgttaaaccccacatatcaatcatcaaacctAAATGCTTTCTTTGTGTGGTCGTGAATCTGGCGCGAGATTGAAGCACCTGGCGAAATTCAAGATGTTTAGTTAGCTATCTTGCAAGCTTTAAAGCAAGCAAGTGCATGGCAGCTCATATTTAAAATGAGGTTTAATAGTTGTTAGCATATTTTATCACGCAACCAGCTGAGTGTCCTGACCATTAATTTATTTAATTTCTTGGCAGAGTCTCCTTCGTTCTGTTGTCCAGGCAACGAAAGCAGCTAATGACCTACCTGGAGCTGGAGAAGATTTTGAGTATTTCAGCAGTTTTGCCAGTTTTCGTCAAGTCATGCTGGCAGAAGGGAAGAGTTTACTCAAGCTGTAAGTGTTATTAGTAGGGCTAGTTGGTAGGTTCATAGAGCATGGAACAAGTATGAAGAAACTTAAAAATGATAGCATGTACACGCACTGCTCTTCCTTTGCTTCCTGCAgtcttacaatttttttttttttctctcatgttGATTTCAAAAGTTGTAGTTCTTCAAGATTTTCCTTTTTGCTTGTCAACTGTTGTACTACGGTTTATTGCTCTTGTGTCATAAGCTTTTTTAAATTAGGACAAGATTGTTACCAGCAATGAACAAAAAGATGAGTTGTAGTGAAGCATCGTGACAAGTTATCATTAGCTAACTAATATAAATGTTCTTGTAATGTGTTTTGTCTGATATttaggacaacacgagcgctgtgttgTCCTCGTGCTcgtgctgcagcccttattatcatgaattccaaccaactagcccaaatagccgttcttcttcgaGGGATGGTAATGTTAATGACCATTGGGGCAGCATACATGATTGTTTTGTAAGCACATTAATGCTACAGATAATTTTTTGCCCAAATTTTGTAATGCAGTGAATGGTAAGTTACATTATTTGCCATCAAGACCAGAAGTTTCGCATTTGGTTGTGCTTAGTTGATTGTGTATCAATATTGATGACCACAGTGTATTCTAAGGGAGCATTAAAAAGGTCCATTGGTTTATCCAAAAGTTTGCACTACCTGTAGGCATTGCGATCATGGTATTGTAATGCCACGCGTCCTTGTGAAATAATTACTTGGACCAGTTTTGCTTGGCATTAATACAATAATGTGCTCGATTTCCAGAATGTCATCTCTAGCCAACCACCAGGTTGGGAAAGGGAAGTTTGAGGGATTGGACTTGGAGGAGAAGTTTGATCTTCTAACCGACATCAATGACACAGTGCTGGAGAGAGTGGTATGTTCTGCTACTGCAGTTCGGGGAAACGCTTGTGATTCTATATTATGGCATTCTAAAGTATGGCATTTTGTGGTATTTTGGCTTGCATTGTTTTCATTCACATACTTTGCATAAGTTACTTCAGTTTGTTGAAGACAGTGCACATATAAAAGTGAAGTGATGTGAGATATTAAAAACATAATAACCATGTTCACATATGATTAAGTACAGGCTGTTCTTTATCACACGCTTAAACCTTGCCTGAAAAAATCCAAGTCCACTGAGTTGGGCAGTACTTCATCCAAAGCCCACAACCACCTGAACACATCAGTAATTCTACAAGGCTTGGAGTGACGTTCATTAAAGAGTAAATATTTAAAATGTACTTGATATGGCACACACAGAAGCCTAGCTCAGTTGTTTGTATACAAGTGTAATCTTGTGTACTTGCTATGTACATGGTACTTGCTGTTGAATCTTGTGCCGTTACTTTAGTGCTTTTTTATCAGCTCTGTCTTTCTGTTGGAGAGTGTCGATACAAAAACTATGACATTAATTAGAAATTCTTTTGTGGACTTCTCATTTGTGGGTACTTTGGGCACTTCTGTTCGGTTAGTGTTGACTTGAAATAGGTAAAGCCAGGAAATAGTAATGGTTTCTTGGGTTAACTGGCCACCTTGAAAAGCAACATCTGAACATGCACTTCGGTAATTATCATAGCAGCTGCCCATACTTCTGAAGGCATAAAATTTGTATCGCATGCCTCCCACATGAAACTGTGTGCTTAGCAACCGAGAAGTTTGGAAAGCGTATAATAGTATACATAAATATAAGCGCAGCACTGAATTGACGAGGACGGTACAGAGAGACCACACTCAAGCGCTTGTGTGTGTTCTCTCTGTCTCGTCTTCGCCAATTAAGTGCCGCGTTTACATTTGTAAACAGGCTACACCAACAAGCTACCCTTAATATAGTATTGTAACTCCTGCTATGCAGTCACTTTGAGCTCAGCCATTGGCATCATGGTGTTAAGGCAGTAGACATGTAGGGACATGTGAACTTATGAAAGTTAGTTTAGGGCAGGGACATTTTATTGGTTTTTTTAGTTTTCAGCGCTGAATGACTTTAGACTGTGTGCCCCTGTCGGCCCCATACTTGGTGTATTTATCTGTccatacttcagtctgtgtcatcCATAAACAAAAGAATAGAGGTTCGAGGGTCATGGTTCAAAATTCAAAATGGCATAGGAAGAGCTTCTGAGAACAACAAATGCAAACTCGTGCTTACGATGAAATTCTTTATTAAGTATGCATGCATTTATTGCTTTCATTCGCCTGACCAAGGGAATAAAAGAGTGAAAATGGTGGCTGGGGTGAAGAGGCTGCATATTTGAAATGTCTCTACGGAGAGAAAGGGCCGCTTTCTAGTGATTTATGGCCTGTCACATTCCAGGGAAACAACCTTGACGAGGCGGATGGAGTCAAGAAAAAGGCTGACGATGTTGTTCTTGTCACTGTGACCGCAAACAGGCCTATTCACACCAGCTGGAACAAGAAGGTGAGAGTGTTGCCTTCGTTGAACTTGATGGAGGCTGGGCTTGCCTCATGTAGTTTGAACACCTTGTAGAGAGTGGCGTGAACTTGAGGCAGCACCTTGTGGTGAAAACGATTTTATGAAGGGCTATGTAGTGTCTTCAGGGTTGAGTGCATAATGAAATGGAAGTCTATACACAGTAGGCCTCCTAATGAGCAGTATGAATTCTAagtttgcctctttttctctaTTTGAGAAGTCCAACTTTCTACAGAAAGGAAaaccaaacagaaaaaaaataatgggaCCATTTCATATGGAGCAAAATAATTGGTGACTAACCATGTCACCTGTTGTTTTATTAAAAAAACAGCACTTCTTGCATCAGAAGTTTGAATCTTGTCTTTGGTCACTGTAGACTCGTTTTCTCTTGATTAAAGTATAGAACTAGAGGGCTTTTTATCTAAAGAGATTGAGCGTGAACAAATAGCAGGGGTTGTTGTGCATTTGAATATTGGAAATATTATGCCTTAAGAGCAAGTCTGtgttgcagtaaaaaaaaaagattgaatgtTGCAGTGTGTATATTCACTTCAAGTGGAATTTAAGTTATTCAAAATTTTTCAAGTATTGAAAATGGATTATTAAACGTTGCTCTACATGTAGCGTCTGTAAAGGGGGTTTCTCTGTAGTGGAAGTTTGCTATACCATGAGTACACCTATCCAAGAAAAAATCGCAGTGCCGCAAAGCCTCTCAATGTTAAATGAACTTATTATTCTTGCATCGATTAATTATTTTTAAGTTTAAAAGATCGTTATACCGGCCTATATGCTCTAAATACAGTAAATTCTATaacgtaacatattttacaggttgtcACTCGCCAGTAGCTGCTACTGGCATATGCTCTTTTTTATATAATGTGTGATATATACCATTAGAATTAATttcaaaattattcgaccaaatcaCTCTTTGCTTTGAACCTGAAGTTTACTTTTTGCTTGGGCCCAAAACTTATCATCACGGTTTAGTGGTGCGTGAGGTTAATAATTGTTGTTTTGTAGTGGAACGTGGCACAGTGCAAAAGGATAAGGATGAAGGTGAGAGGTGAGATACACAGAGGCAGCTGTGCGTGCTGTTTCAGAACGCCAGCAAGGCAGCGAAGTTCCACCTGCTGGCGGCCAAGAACGTGGTCCGGCCACAGATCAATTTCAAAAAAAAGGTAGACAACAGCAACACCCCCTTTGTTCCCATCCTTCAAGACAAGCCACACTCACTGAAGCCACTCGCCATTTTGCCCGAGAACACTTGCGATGGAGAAGAAAGGTGCGTCACCTTCGGCAGTTTGCTTCTTTTCCAGTTGTAGGGGTGGTGCAGCTGTGACAAttgtgccaatttgatacaattgcATAATTTTACACCGAGCTGAGCCAAAACCACGAAATCATTGAAATTGCACCGCACTGCGCCAAAATGCCTGACTTGAAATTGTGTGACACTGCGCCAAAATGCctgaccagcctcaaaattttctcagttgcaCTAATTTCAGCAAGAAATGGAGCCCACATTGTCCACATTCAGTTTAAGCATTATCAATAATCCAATCCAGGTGCGCTGACCCTAAACCACGGTCAGAGTCTAGCCATTCCACCATAACGTGAGACTCTCGGTGAAGCCACACATGAGGtgtgatcgaccagataaaggaACAATGCCGCACACCTCTTAGTTTGTCGATCGCAGCAGATTGGCACGACAACGCAACTGCAAGACAAAAATGCATCGCCGTACCCACCCGCACTATGCGGGAAATATGAATCACCTAGTCAGCAAACACAACAATGGCACAACAAtagaactaaagctggaagtgtatGCCCTAACTTGAAGTACTCAAAACGACGGTGTTGCCATTGATCACGTAAAACTGTGCATACCACGTAAAACATCTTTCTGTCCTGAATTCTCATCGTCGTCCTTCTGATAGATTTCCAGTGCCGACAGCAGATGCATGCAAGAGACTGTACCCTAAACCTAAGCCCaccatgaaaagaaaaaaaaaggggggggggggggggtgaagggaAGGCGGTTCCAAAATTTCTTGGCCATTTCTATCCCATGCAAAACGCTGCTTGAGCCATCTTCGCTGCATCACATTGGTACTCTCCGGAAAAGCGTATtgtgatttggaaggggctgttagcattAGTTACGAAACAGAGTAAACTTTTCGGCTCAATTACTCATGCCCGTATTCCCCAAATAATTGTGAGCATGATTATGACCACCGACGTCTAAAAAAAAATTACTCGCAATCATTTGCAGCCGTGTGGCACATTTCTgcaaccttaagaaacaagaaaaccATACGCCATGTTTTTTTCACCACTCCCACTTTTTGCTGCTTTACTAACCCTCCGAATTTCAAGGTCTCCAGCTTGGCAGATCCGCCTTTCAATCCATAGTCTGTCAAAAACTTCACAAACTCTAAGTGCTAATactgcttttattgaaatagTGGTGCTCATGAGCACTATATGCACGATTTAGGAGCTCTTGAATGGTTTGCATATATTTTTGTTTCCTAGAAATAAGTTGTGTCTTTGGTATACTACTCCTAATTCGGGATTTCCTGATAAaatcttcgtctttttttttgtaacccacACCAAATTTGCATTTTTATGGTATAAAAACATTTTGCTTCTCCAAAAGTTTTTCCGAATTCTATTGTGGCTTTTCAATCCCTGTAGTTAGTACTTACTGTCGAACATGATATAAGGGTGCATAactcaaaaatatttaaaatgcaCGTGATGCATTTCTGTAATTGTTAGTTTTAGACATGGGCCATGGGTGAATATTAGAGCATTTCAGATATTCAAtagagtattcgaattcgctttaacatgaattttatttattcaaaatgtatTTGAAATTAATGTAGATGTACATTTGACTGCATGTCTCACCTGCATAATGGCCAAGTTTCCCGGATTTTcagggagactcccggatttcggCCAATTCTTACTTTTGTTCGGTTGTCATGAAAAAATTCCTTAAATAGATATTTCTGTGAATGATTTGGTGACACTGGCAAAAATGCAGCCCAGTCCAATCCCGGCTTTCTGCAAAACCATTGCATTTTATTGTAAATGAATTTAGGAGGCATTaatctaaacgtacagtagaatATCAATTATTTGAAACCGGCAGATACAAGTTTGTGAAATTCCCCAGTAAACATCCACAACATTCACTGGGCAAAAATTCTCTTGACATGGTCGGGTATGGGGACAATGTAACCGAAAGTGCATGCATGTACAATGCTCGACCAGTCAAATTGACGTTGCTTTCCACAAATGCTTTGAACAAAACCGGGGCAGATGCAATCATAGATAGCAAAAAAACGGCTTTGTTTTGAAGTCATGTGTGCAGCCAGCGCACGGGAATTGAAAACAGAACTACGATTCTCAGCAACTGCCACGCGATAAACCGCGCTCACAGCGAGGTAGCCGAGGTCA
The sequence above is drawn from the Rhipicephalus microplus isolate Deutch F79 chromosome 3, USDA_Rmic, whole genome shotgun sequence genome and encodes:
- the TTLL15 gene encoding tubulin tyrosine ligase-like 15, which produces MNREDLEPRVGSEKKHVASTTSASRTLQSSATVYANSQVPYSVAVVSLLVVSIALLYEVRQLCLNNNILLVSLNATTKTTNEVKPIVWVYSKGSDQSHLRHVIESFRRYGYRLGERADRWSVLWSHDYPFTELASDMRELKPGQVVNHFPGSGYITNKASLSTDRSIRELPLTFRLPAQKDEFLQNIDERPHVMWVQKNRDHRGIHVVDPVEVAAAADEEETFVQELIANPLLIDGKKFDIGVYVAMTSLEPLRVYVYRGDVLLRFCARPYDVLQFNASDLDSYVVGDDYTPIWDMPSLARYYVGDQLSMKTSLDVYLRTQMVADSGALWSEVERIVASVYTRKAEAMRRSALRWPRVGRFFELVRFDFVLDDALGVHLLEANMSPNLSSAHFPANGPFYEQLLFSLFSLVGLGASNSADDWRFLDRATSVLPSDCPVQPVDRRCEQPASLCAASCLSTAHKQAFRAALWEHLHRKQFARLVPRPDAGVEPEANMTEADRIMAQWYAAKCMQDSEWCR